ATTATATTTACAAAAGGTACTACAGAGTCTATTAATTTAGTGGCATCTAGTATGGATGCTTTCATAAAAAAAGGAGATGAAATTATTATTTCTTGTATAGAACATCATTCAAATTTTGTACCATGGCAGATTCTTTGCCAAAAAAAAGGAGCTATTTTAAAAATGATATCCATTTATGAAAATGGTTTTTTAAAATTGAAAGATTTTGAGTTTCTTCTTTCAGAAAGAACAAAAATAGTATCTATTAGTCATATATCTAATGTTTTAGGGATTATTAATCCTGTTAAATATATTATTAAAAAGGCTCATAAATATGGAGCTTTAGTTTTAATTGATGGAGCTCAAGTCCCATCTAATTTAGATTTAGATGTACAAGATTTAAATGTTGATTTTTACGTTTTTTCTGCTCATAAAATGTATGGGCCTACTGGTATTGGTATATTATATGGAAAAAATAAAATATTGGAAAAGTTGCATCCTTATCAATTCGGGGGGGAAATGATTAAAAATGTAAGTTTGAATCAAACAACTTATTCAGGTCTCCCATTTAAATTTGAAGCTGGAACCCCAAACATAGAAGGAATTATTGTGTGGGGATTTGCTATAGATTTTATAAAAGAAATAGGAATATCAAATATTCAATCGTACAAAAAAAAACTTTTGATGTATGCTGTAAAATGTTTAAGATCAATAAATGGAATTCAATTATATGGAACTCCCAATGATATTTCTGAAAAGTCTGGTATTATTTCGTTTAATTTAAATGAGTTACATTGTTTTGATGTAGGTAGTGTTTTAGATCGTTTAGGAATTGCGGTAAGAACAGGGCATTTATGTGCACAACCTCTTATGAATTTTTTTAAAGTTTCAGGTATGATTCGTATTAGTTTTTCTGTATATAATACTTTTAAAGAAATAGATTGTTTATTTGAAAGTATTTTAAAAGCAAAAAAAATATTATTAAAATAAAAAAATATTAAAGCTATTTGTAATGTATGCTATTGTTAATATAAAAGATAAACAATTTAAAATTGTTGAAAATGAATATATATATGTACCCCATATTGAAGCTAATATAGGAGAAAAAATATTGTTAAATCAGATTTTTTTGTTTTATAAAGAAGGAAGACTTATTTTAGGAAATCCTTTTATAGAAAAAATCAGTGTTAAAATAGAAATTTTACAACATATAAAAGGAAAAAAAATTATTATTTTTAAGAAAAAAAGAAGAAAAGGGTATAAAGTTAAAAATGGATTTAGGCCTTTATTTTCAAAAATAAAAATAATTTCTTTTTTAAAAAATTCATAAAAAAAACAAGATATGGCTCATAAAAAAGGTTCTGGAAGTTCTAGAAATGGAAGAGATTCAGCAGGAAGAAGATTAGGAATTAAAATATATGGAAATCAGTATGTAAATTCTGGTAATATCATAATTCGTCAGAGAGGAACAAAACATCATCCTGGAAGAAATGTAGGAATAGGAAAAGATCATACTTTATATGCTATAAAAAATGGTTATGTTTCTTTTAAAAAAGTAAAAAAAATAAATCGATTGTTTCTATTATAGATCATAAGACTGGGTAGTTCAAATAGGATAGAACAACAGTTTCCTAAACTGTAAGTTGTGGGTTCGAATCCCCCCCCGGTTACTCAAGAAATAAAAAATGGTCCCAGCTGGACTTGAACCAGCGACTCCCTGATTATGAGTCAGGTGCTCTAACCAACTGAGCTATGGGACCCAAATATAAAGTAGTGCAATTTTACAACATTATTTTTCCTATTACAAGCTTTTTGAAAATTTTTTTCGTTTTTTATCTCTATTCGCAAAAAAAAAGTGACGAAATTATGAAAGATTTGATTAGAAATGAGAGATTATCTTCAATATTTTTTATAGAAATAGCAGAAATCTTGAATCAAGAAATTTTTTATAGTGAAAGCAAGAATAAATTTTTAGTGACTTTAATTAGAATATGTATGAGCCCTGATATGAACTTAATAAAAGGATATGTTAGCATTTATCCTTTTTTGGATAAAAAAACATTAGAATTTATTCGTTTT
This DNA window, taken from Blattabacterium sp. (Nauphoeta cinerea), encodes the following:
- a CDS encoding ribosome-binding factor A, which translates into the protein MKDLIRNERLSSIFFIEIAEILNQEIFYSESKNKFLVTLIRICMSPDMNLIKGYVSIYPFLDKKTLEFIRFQSRFYRKLLSKRLRYRVKKIPKLDFYASV
- the rpmA gene encoding 50S ribosomal protein L27; the encoded protein is MAHKKGSGSSRNGRDSAGRRLGIKIYGNQYVNSGNIIIRQRGTKHHPGRNVGIGKDHTLYAIKNGYVSFKKVKKINRLFLL
- the rplU gene encoding 50S ribosomal protein L21 → MYAIVNIKDKQFKIVENEYIYVPHIEANIGEKILLNQIFLFYKEGRLILGNPFIEKISVKIEILQHIKGKKIIIFKKKRRKGYKVKNGFRPLFSKIKIISFLKNS
- a CDS encoding SufS family cysteine desulfurase, with translation MFSEKEIQEIRNQFPILKEKIYSNPLIYMDNAATTQKPLKVIQASQNYYSTMNSNVHRGLHYLSHKATLYVENVRKKIQKFIHAKYSSEIIFTKGTTESINLVASSMDAFIKKGDEIIISCIEHHSNFVPWQILCQKKGAILKMISIYENGFLKLKDFEFLLSERTKIVSISHISNVLGIINPVKYIIKKAHKYGALVLIDGAQVPSNLDLDVQDLNVDFYVFSAHKMYGPTGIGILYGKNKILEKLHPYQFGGEMIKNVSLNQTTYSGLPFKFEAGTPNIEGIIVWGFAIDFIKEIGISNIQSYKKKLLMYAVKCLRSINGIQLYGTPNDISEKSGIISFNLNELHCFDVGSVLDRLGIAVRTGHLCAQPLMNFFKVSGMIRISFSVYNTFKEIDCLFESILKAKKILLK